A region from the Gemmatimonadota bacterium genome encodes:
- a CDS encoding DUF1801 domain-containing protein: protein MSRLMRFPGAVPRDPAVDAWLQDHAGALGELARTWFDVLRGCGDDVCELLHDGQPTACVGDAAFAYVDAFSAHVNVGFFLGAELPDPRGLLVGSGRFMRHVKLRPDTVVDVAALESLVQTAYADVRDRVGVVDEAASS, encoded by the coding sequence ATGAGCCGCCTGATGCGATTCCCCGGTGCCGTGCCGCGCGACCCCGCCGTCGACGCCTGGCTGCAGGATCACGCCGGTGCCCTGGGCGAGCTGGCGCGCACCTGGTTCGACGTCCTGCGAGGCTGCGGAGACGACGTGTGCGAGCTGCTGCACGACGGTCAGCCCACGGCCTGTGTGGGCGACGCCGCCTTCGCCTACGTCGATGCGTTCAGCGCCCACGTGAACGTGGGCTTCTTCCTGGGCGCCGAGCTGCCCGATCCGCGGGGGCTGTTGGTGGGCAGCGGGCGCTTCATGCGTCACGTCAAGCTGAGGCCTGACACCGTCGTCGACGTCGCCGCGCTCGAGTCTCTCGTCCAGACTGCCTACGCGGACGTCCGAGA
- a CDS encoding tetratricopeptide repeat protein, giving the protein MRLRRCVLLLPSLIFASSAVAAQAPPMQQAVQRLQNQDYAGAVEILQGLTAEQPQNARAWLLLGQAHLGAGAYESARAALAEAEKTPATHWQAYYFTGLSYAAEGDLDHAFERLQHVKEGGAFNLTQIGLVPQAAVLRKDPRYASLFPTAAEYASPFVEPVRILRDWRGEAEGDVFGWIARDIGDVDGDGIHDMTTSATQAAGGAGRVYVYSSGSGRLLWSATGTEGAGLGTSIESAGDVDADGIPDVVAGAPGEGAAYVYSGADGRVLHRFGGDAADRFGGGVADVGDLDGDGHDDVIVSAPAALQGAGVARVYSGKDGSVLWERKGEAGEGFGSAVGGWRFGARRAFLVGAPGGGPTQGGRTYVFTGLTAKPDFVVEAEASGAQNGAMFVSILGDVDGDGVPDVYSSDWADGTSGPQTGRVYVHSGASGARLYTLAGEAAGDGFGIGVADLGGDIDGDGLDDVVIGAWQHAAAAPSGGKVYIRSGKDGHLLYAITGRVPGETFGFDATGIGDVDGDGVVDLLLTSAYSAINGTRSGRVLILAGERR; this is encoded by the coding sequence ATGCGTTTGCGTCGGTGCGTCCTCTTGCTCCCCTCTCTGATCTTCGCCTCCAGCGCGGTCGCGGCGCAGGCGCCACCGATGCAGCAGGCCGTCCAGCGTCTCCAGAACCAGGACTATGCGGGCGCTGTGGAGATCCTGCAGGGACTGACCGCAGAGCAACCGCAGAACGCGCGCGCCTGGCTGCTGCTCGGCCAAGCGCACCTGGGTGCCGGAGCCTACGAGTCGGCTCGTGCGGCCCTGGCCGAAGCCGAGAAGACACCGGCGACCCATTGGCAGGCCTACTACTTCACCGGGCTCTCCTACGCTGCCGAAGGCGACCTGGACCACGCCTTCGAGCGACTGCAGCACGTGAAGGAAGGAGGAGCCTTCAATCTCACGCAGATCGGGCTGGTCCCCCAGGCAGCAGTACTCCGTAAGGATCCGCGCTACGCCAGCCTCTTCCCGACCGCAGCGGAGTACGCGTCGCCCTTCGTGGAACCCGTCCGCATCCTGCGGGACTGGAGAGGAGAGGCCGAGGGAGACGTGTTCGGCTGGATCGCTCGGGACATCGGCGATGTGGATGGCGACGGCATCCACGACATGACCACGTCGGCCACCCAGGCAGCAGGAGGCGCCGGCCGCGTGTATGTCTACTCGAGCGGCAGCGGTCGACTGCTCTGGTCGGCCACCGGAACCGAGGGCGCGGGACTCGGCACCAGCATCGAGTCGGCTGGGGACGTCGACGCGGATGGCATCCCCGACGTCGTCGCGGGAGCGCCGGGAGAAGGTGCGGCCTACGTCTATTCGGGTGCGGACGGGCGCGTGCTGCACCGGTTCGGCGGGGACGCCGCCGATCGCTTCGGCGGCGGAGTCGCCGATGTCGGTGATCTCGACGGGGACGGGCACGACGACGTGATCGTGAGCGCACCGGCCGCGCTCCAGGGCGCCGGAGTGGCCCGGGTCTACTCGGGGAAGGACGGCAGCGTCCTGTGGGAGCGGAAAGGCGAAGCGGGGGAGGGCTTCGGGAGCGCGGTCGGAGGCTGGCGCTTCGGCGCGCGTCGTGCGTTCCTGGTCGGCGCACCGGGAGGTGGGCCCACCCAGGGTGGCCGGACCTACGTCTTCACCGGGCTCACCGCGAAGCCCGACTTCGTGGTCGAAGCGGAAGCCTCAGGCGCCCAGAACGGAGCCATGTTCGTCTCCATCCTGGGCGACGTGGACGGCGACGGAGTTCCGGACGTCTATTCGTCGGACTGGGCGGACGGAACCAGTGGCCCGCAGACCGGGCGGGTGTACGTGCATTCCGGCGCGTCCGGCGCCCGCCTCTATACACTGGCCGGCGAAGCCGCCGGTGACGGATTCGGAATCGGCGTAGCCGACCTGGGTGGCGACATCGACGGGGACGGGCTCGACGACGTCGTCATCGGAGCATGGCAGCACGCCGCCGCGGCACCGTCGGGAGGCAAGGTCTACATCCGCTCCGGCAAGGACGGCCACCTGCTCTACGCGATCACCGGCCGGGTGCCCGGGGAGACGTTCGGCTTCGACGCCACGGGCATTGGAGACGTCGACGGCGACGGTGTGGTAGACCTCCTGCTCACGTCTGCCTACAGCGCCATCAACGGAACGCGCAGCGGCCGGGTGCTGATCCTCGCGGGGGAGCGGCGGTAG
- a CDS encoding DUF4256 domain-containing protein yields the protein MSKRTPPQTVGPVEGEALLETLSARFAANPHRHPGIAWADVRAKLEAQPARLWALSEMERTGGEPDVVGLDTNADEYLFVDCSKQSPEGRRSLCYDRAALDGRKKHKPEGNAVETADALGATLLDEAEYRRLQELGEFDTTTSSWLLTPPAIRARGGAIFGDYRYGTVFIYHNGAESYYAARGFRCVLRV from the coding sequence ATGTCGAAACGTACTCCCCCGCAGACTGTGGGCCCGGTTGAAGGCGAGGCCCTGCTGGAGACCCTGAGCGCACGCTTTGCAGCCAACCCGCACCGTCACCCGGGCATCGCCTGGGCGGACGTGCGGGCGAAGCTGGAAGCCCAGCCGGCCAGGCTATGGGCGCTCAGCGAGATGGAGCGTACGGGCGGCGAGCCGGACGTGGTGGGCCTCGACACGAACGCGGACGAGTACCTCTTCGTGGACTGCTCGAAACAGAGTCCTGAAGGCCGACGCAGTCTCTGCTATGATCGGGCGGCCCTGGACGGACGGAAGAAGCACAAGCCGGAAGGGAACGCCGTCGAGACCGCCGACGCCCTGGGTGCGACCCTGTTGGACGAGGCGGAGTACCGGCGCCTGCAGGAGCTGGGCGAGTTCGACACCACCACGTCGAGTTGGCTTCTCACGCCGCCTGCCATCCGGGCGCGCGGAGGCGCCATCTTCGGGGACTACCGCTACGGAACCGTGTTCATCTATCACAACGGGGCGGAGTCCTACTACGCCGCCCGCGGGTTCCGCTGCGTGCTACGCGTGTAG
- a CDS encoding PaaI family thioesterase, which yields MREPRNPGFEVVVRESFAAQRFMATIGATLDRLAPGEVDIRVPFRPDLTQQHGFLHAGVVSSVLDSACGYAALSLMPEGVGVLTVEFKTNLLAPARGRGLIARGRVLRSGRTISVCQAEASMLDEDVETPVATMLGTIMTIRERPDVVG from the coding sequence ATGCGTGAGCCCAGGAATCCAGGGTTCGAGGTGGTCGTTCGCGAGAGCTTCGCGGCGCAGCGCTTCATGGCGACCATCGGAGCGACACTCGATCGCCTCGCGCCCGGAGAGGTCGACATCCGCGTGCCCTTCCGCCCCGACTTGACTCAGCAGCATGGCTTCCTTCACGCGGGAGTCGTCTCCTCGGTGCTGGACAGTGCCTGCGGCTATGCGGCGTTGAGCTTGATGCCCGAGGGCGTGGGCGTGCTCACCGTCGAGTTCAAGACGAACCTGCTGGCCCCCGCGCGGGGCCGTGGCCTCATCGCCCGTGGTCGGGTCCTGCGGTCCGGTCGGACGATCAGCGTGTGCCAGGCTGAGGCGTCGATGCTCGACGAGGACGTGGAGACGCCGGTGGCGACCATGCTGGGGACGATCATGACGATTCGGGAACGACCGGACGTCGTGGGGTGA
- a CDS encoding methyltransferase domain-containing protein, translating to MDDVWAEGESYEPYVGRWSRLTARAFLEWLDPAPGSKWIDVGCGTGALSHAILALTQPVRLLGVDRSPGFVAHARRTSPTGRARFAVGDAQALPVGGGRFDVAVSALVLNFMPRPERMIAEMIRAVRPGGSVALYVWDYAAKMEMIRCFWDAALELDPAAGALDEAWRFPLCQPDALRALMANAGLNRIEFEPIDVATVFGDFADYWSPFLRGQGPAPGYVASLDELARERLRKELERRLPVATDGSIALVARALAVGGRT from the coding sequence ATGGACGACGTCTGGGCGGAAGGCGAGAGCTACGAGCCGTACGTGGGCCGCTGGAGTCGCCTGACGGCACGGGCGTTTCTCGAGTGGCTCGACCCCGCGCCAGGGTCGAAGTGGATCGACGTGGGCTGCGGAACCGGAGCGCTGAGTCATGCCATCCTGGCGCTGACTCAACCGGTGCGACTGTTGGGAGTCGATCGCTCCCCCGGGTTCGTGGCGCATGCGCGCCGCACGTCCCCAACCGGGCGGGCCCGGTTCGCGGTGGGCGACGCGCAAGCCCTCCCGGTGGGCGGCGGCCGGTTCGACGTGGCAGTGAGCGCACTGGTATTGAACTTCATGCCCCGGCCGGAGCGCATGATCGCCGAGATGATTCGCGCCGTCCGCCCCGGCGGGAGCGTGGCGCTGTATGTGTGGGACTATGCGGCGAAGATGGAGATGATCCGGTGTTTCTGGGACGCCGCCCTGGAGCTGGACCCCGCGGCAGGCGCGCTGGATGAAGCATGGCGCTTTCCGCTCTGCCAGCCCGACGCCCTCCGTGCGCTCATGGCGAACGCGGGGTTGAACCGGATCGAGTTCGAACCGATCGATGTCGCGACGGTTTTCGGTGACTTCGCGGACTACTGGTCTCCGTTTCTTCGTGGCCAGGGGCCGGCGCCGGGCTACGTGGCCTCATTGGACGAGTTGGCCCGGGAGCGATTGCGGAAGGAGCTCGAGCGCCGCCTTCCAGTAGCGACGGACGGCTCGATCGCGCTCGTTGCCCGAGCGCTGGCGGTCGGGGGGCGGACGTGA
- a CDS encoding ester cyclase translates to MDVKTNKDVVRRFYEEVINQLRLERIPELVGVEYTEVMDGRRHPVGLAGVEAHALGVRGTYPDLHLTIDRQIAEGEWVVSCVTATGTQAGEWMGMAPTGERVTFTGVNVDRVVDGKLVEHGGAANMLGPLLAIGAIRVVGPGGPTA, encoded by the coding sequence ATGGACGTGAAGACCAACAAGGACGTGGTGCGCCGATTCTACGAGGAAGTGATCAACCAGTTGAGGCTGGAACGGATCCCCGAGTTGGTGGGCGTTGAGTACACCGAGGTGATGGATGGTCGACGTCACCCCGTGGGTCTCGCAGGAGTCGAGGCGCATGCCCTCGGCGTCCGCGGGACCTATCCGGACCTGCATCTCACCATCGACCGTCAGATCGCCGAAGGCGAGTGGGTGGTCAGCTGCGTCACGGCTACGGGTACCCAGGCGGGCGAGTGGATGGGGATGGCGCCGACGGGGGAGCGGGTGACGTTCACAGGTGTCAACGTGGACCGCGTCGTCGACGGCAAACTCGTGGAGCACGGCGGAGCGGCGAACATGCTCGGTCCGCTTCTCGCCATCGGGGCGATCCGCGTTGTGGGCCCGGGAGGCCCGACGGCCTGA
- a CDS encoding 2TM domain-containing protein, protein MEGQEARQRATRQVEAKLGFYVHAVVYVVVSALLVVVNLKASPADLWFQWPLLGWGVGILMHGLNVFVFEGRSPVRERLIERELRKSSASRT, encoded by the coding sequence ATGGAAGGCCAGGAAGCTCGCCAGAGGGCAACCCGCCAGGTCGAAGCGAAGCTCGGCTTCTACGTCCACGCGGTGGTGTACGTGGTGGTCAGCGCGCTTCTCGTGGTCGTCAACCTGAAGGCGTCCCCCGCAGACCTTTGGTTCCAGTGGCCGCTTCTTGGCTGGGGGGTCGGCATTCTCATGCACGGGTTGAACGTCTTCGTATTCGAAGGTCGGTCGCCGGTACGCGAGCGACTGATCGAAAGAGAGTTGAGGAAGAGCAGTGCGAGCAGGACCTGA
- a CDS encoding adenylate/guanylate cyclase domain-containing protein produces the protein MNTRAVRHLRSIVPVAVFFVIVALTWDTVRWSLAPEAGPREPLTATFIGVLLAVPLIVFESSTLAQRFRRLPFWAAVLLKAVTYVLALALVLLGTGLVLGLSEGRTLAEFGEALPQNLAAMLTAFLLYLVIIFLRQLDRLLGPGVLLRYVTGRYHHPRREQRVFMFVDITGSTKLAQRLSLEAYYGLVNDFFHDVSGPVLNTRGEIYEYVGDEVVITWTHELGVQGANCVRAFFQIEEQIRSNSERYLSRYGAVPDFKAGLHAGEVIAAEMGDLKKEIAFNGDVLNVTARIQGECNRLGRRFLVSRALLDDLELPAGLMAEPMGAVALRGVEGPLEVVALR, from the coding sequence ATGAATACGAGAGCGGTCCGACACCTGCGAAGCATCGTCCCTGTCGCCGTGTTTTTCGTGATCGTGGCGCTCACCTGGGACACGGTCCGCTGGTCTCTGGCGCCCGAGGCCGGACCTCGTGAACCACTGACGGCCACCTTCATCGGCGTGCTCCTGGCGGTGCCGCTGATCGTGTTCGAGTCCTCGACGCTGGCGCAGCGGTTCCGGCGACTCCCCTTCTGGGCAGCGGTGCTCCTGAAGGCCGTGACCTATGTTCTCGCCCTGGCTCTGGTCCTCCTGGGCACGGGGTTGGTCCTCGGCCTGAGCGAAGGCCGCACGCTGGCGGAATTCGGCGAGGCCCTGCCGCAGAACCTGGCTGCGATGCTGACCGCTTTTCTGCTCTACCTGGTGATCATCTTCCTGCGGCAGCTGGACCGGCTGCTCGGGCCCGGCGTGCTCCTGCGCTACGTGACCGGTCGCTACCATCATCCGCGGCGAGAGCAACGAGTGTTCATGTTCGTCGACATCACCGGTTCCACCAAGCTCGCGCAACGTCTCTCGCTCGAGGCCTACTACGGGCTGGTCAACGACTTCTTCCACGACGTGTCCGGACCGGTGCTGAACACGCGGGGTGAGATCTACGAATACGTGGGCGATGAGGTCGTGATCACGTGGACGCACGAGCTGGGGGTCCAAGGTGCGAACTGCGTGCGGGCCTTCTTTCAGATCGAGGAGCAGATCCGCTCCAACTCCGAGCGATACCTGTCGCGGTATGGAGCCGTGCCGGACTTCAAGGCCGGACTGCATGCAGGGGAGGTGATCGCCGCAGAGATGGGCGACTTGAAGAAGGAGATCGCGTTCAACGGCGATGTGTTGAACGTGACCGCGCGAATCCAGGGCGAGTGCAATCGCCTGGGAAGGCGCTTCTTGGTGTCCCGGGCCCTGCTGGACGACCTCGAGCTCCCTGCGGGCCTGATGGCGGAGCCCATGGGGGCGGTTGCCTTGCGAGGCGTGGAAGGGCCCCTGGAGGTCGTGGCCCTTCGATAG
- a CDS encoding sulfatase-like hydrolase/transferase, whose protein sequence is MHPLDLRALARLLFVGGAIGLPGCGPQSAERLPESTRPNIVFLLLDDVRYDDVVDHPFVQLPNLQRLVAEGASFERFFTSAPLCSPSRAVFMSGKYPLRNGIIDNGERAEQSHQMVTFPKLLHDAGYSTGFFGKWHMGHEDDSPRPGFDRWVSFVGQGVYFDVELNVDGQPAAGSGYTTDLLTDEAVSFIESAPDDRPFLAILAHKAVHPEIFPDFVRTFPPAPGDEGLYAGAELARAPSWRAPTAGKPALDRPVDYSDPRSPEGGLQDDIVLDRLRMLSSVDRGIGEILSALEARGVLDQTMIVVTSDQGFFYGEFGLAQERRLAYEPSIHIPLIVRYPPLVGAGAQPSALASNVDIAPTLLEIGGAAVPSDLDGTSLIAALTDPAAAVRDGLLIEYYTDEVFPRLQNMGYKALRTDRYKYIRYEELTGMDELYDLESDPFELDNLLPDRAPAGVVERLTELLEAQLNR, encoded by the coding sequence ATGCACCCTCTCGATCTGCGCGCCCTCGCCCGTCTGCTGTTCGTGGGAGGCGCGATCGGTCTCCCCGGCTGTGGCCCCCAGTCAGCGGAGCGACTGCCCGAATCGACGCGGCCCAATATCGTCTTCCTGTTGCTCGACGACGTGCGCTACGACGACGTGGTCGACCACCCGTTCGTCCAGCTCCCGAACCTCCAGCGCCTGGTCGCGGAGGGAGCCTCCTTCGAGCGCTTCTTCACCTCCGCGCCGCTCTGCTCGCCGAGTCGCGCCGTCTTCATGTCCGGTAAGTACCCGCTTCGGAACGGCATCATCGACAATGGCGAACGGGCCGAGCAGAGCCACCAGATGGTCACGTTCCCCAAGCTGCTGCACGACGCCGGCTACAGCACCGGGTTCTTCGGGAAGTGGCACATGGGCCACGAGGACGATTCCCCTCGACCCGGGTTCGATCGCTGGGTCAGCTTTGTGGGCCAGGGCGTCTACTTCGACGTCGAGCTCAACGTCGACGGGCAGCCGGCCGCTGGCTCGGGCTACACGACCGATCTCCTGACGGATGAGGCCGTGTCGTTCATCGAGTCCGCACCGGACGATCGGCCCTTCCTGGCGATTCTGGCGCACAAGGCCGTGCATCCGGAGATCTTCCCGGACTTCGTGCGCACCTTCCCGCCCGCTCCGGGCGACGAAGGGCTGTACGCCGGGGCCGAGCTGGCGCGCGCTCCGAGCTGGAGAGCGCCGACCGCGGGGAAACCGGCGCTCGACCGGCCGGTCGACTACAGCGACCCGCGCTCGCCCGAGGGCGGGCTCCAGGACGACATCGTCCTGGACCGGCTCCGCATGCTCAGCTCGGTGGATCGAGGTATCGGCGAGATCCTGAGCGCGCTCGAGGCCCGAGGCGTCCTGGACCAGACCATGATCGTGGTCACGAGCGATCAGGGCTTCTTCTATGGCGAGTTCGGGCTGGCCCAGGAGCGTCGCCTGGCCTACGAACCCAGCATCCACATCCCGCTCATCGTGCGCTATCCGCCGCTGGTCGGGGCCGGCGCCCAGCCGAGCGCACTGGCCAGCAACGTGGACATCGCTCCGACCCTGCTGGAGATCGGAGGCGCCGCGGTCCCGTCCGACCTGGATGGGACTTCGCTGATCGCCGCGCTCACGGATCCGGCCGCCGCGGTGCGCGACGGGCTGCTCATCGAGTACTACACCGACGAGGTCTTCCCACGGCTCCAGAACATGGGCTACAAGGCGCTCCGGACCGACCGCTACAAGTACATTCGCTATGAAGAGCTGACGGGAATGGATGAGCTCTACGACCTGGAGTCCGATCCATTCGAGCTCGACAACCTGCTGCCGGATCGGGCGCCGGCTGGGGTCGTGGAGCGGCTCACAGAGCTCCTGGAGGCCCAGCTGAATCGGTAG
- a CDS encoding amidohydrolase family protein: MTGRAFWGLVAFLSCSACAGAPEYDLVLKGGTVVDGTGAPRFVGDVAIRADTIAAVGANLATAAAARVLDVTGLVVAPGFWDNHAHLVTLEEHPAAENFIRQGITTILSPLHSQDQPFPLDTYAARVQMAPNVGLFAGHTWIRKRVMGLADRAPSSRELEWMRALVDSSMQQGALGLSTGLEYVPAAYADADEIVALAEVAAPFGGVYVTHMRDEGAGVMESVRQTLDVGRQAGIPVQINHLKVTGAAQWGWSERILALLDSASQAGTEVAFDMYPFAAYSTYSDLMFPAWALADGPDAFARRVADPATRARLVREMLDLFPRQTGPGPGTIQFREVTGRPELTGRTLADFLADRGRPPTVPEAVDALIELQLEGGFIGIFFGMDEADIDRFMRHLGAMFETDGDLVEPGVGYPHPRSYGSLPRVLGHYVRERGVLSLEEAVHRMTEMPAAWLAQERRGTLAAGRAADVVVFDPVAIANRSEYTDPHHYAEGVVHVLVNGAFVLEQGAMTGARPGRFLERGRRPRA; this comes from the coding sequence TTGACGGGCCGTGCATTTTGGGGCCTCGTGGCGTTCCTGTCGTGCAGCGCCTGTGCCGGGGCGCCCGAGTACGATCTCGTGCTCAAAGGCGGCACGGTGGTCGATGGCACCGGCGCGCCACGGTTCGTCGGCGATGTAGCCATCCGCGCTGACACCATCGCGGCCGTGGGAGCGAACCTCGCCACGGCGGCTGCCGCGCGGGTGCTGGACGTGACCGGCCTGGTGGTGGCACCCGGGTTCTGGGACAACCATGCCCACCTGGTCACGTTGGAGGAGCATCCGGCGGCGGAGAACTTCATCCGCCAGGGAATCACCACCATCCTGTCGCCGCTCCACAGCCAGGATCAGCCCTTCCCGCTGGACACGTACGCCGCCCGAGTGCAGATGGCGCCCAACGTCGGCCTCTTCGCGGGCCACACGTGGATCCGCAAGCGGGTCATGGGACTCGCGGACCGCGCGCCTTCCTCCCGAGAGTTGGAGTGGATGCGGGCACTGGTGGATTCGTCCATGCAGCAGGGGGCGCTCGGGCTGTCTACGGGACTCGAGTATGTGCCTGCCGCCTACGCCGATGCGGACGAGATCGTGGCGCTCGCCGAAGTCGCCGCACCGTTCGGCGGTGTGTATGTCACCCACATGCGTGACGAGGGCGCCGGCGTGATGGAGTCGGTGCGGCAGACACTCGACGTGGGGCGCCAGGCCGGCATCCCCGTGCAGATCAATCACCTCAAGGTGACCGGCGCGGCCCAGTGGGGGTGGAGCGAGCGCATCCTCGCTCTGCTGGATTCGGCCTCGCAGGCAGGCACCGAGGTGGCGTTCGACATGTACCCGTTCGCGGCGTACAGCACGTATTCCGACCTCATGTTCCCCGCCTGGGCACTGGCCGATGGGCCCGACGCTTTCGCCCGCCGCGTGGCGGATCCAGCCACCCGCGCGCGTCTGGTGCGGGAGATGCTCGACCTCTTCCCCAGGCAAACCGGCCCGGGGCCCGGGACCATCCAGTTTCGCGAGGTGACGGGACGCCCCGAGCTCACCGGCCGGACGCTCGCGGACTTCCTCGCCGATCGAGGCCGGCCTCCCACGGTCCCGGAGGCTGTGGACGCGCTCATCGAGCTGCAGCTGGAAGGAGGGTTCATCGGGATCTTCTTCGGCATGGACGAGGCGGATATCGACCGCTTCATGCGCCACCTCGGGGCCATGTTCGAGACCGACGGCGATCTGGTGGAACCCGGGGTGGGCTATCCCCACCCGCGGAGCTACGGCTCCTTGCCCCGGGTGCTGGGCCACTACGTCCGCGAGCGTGGCGTGCTCTCCCTGGAGGAGGCGGTCCACCGCATGACCGAGATGCCCGCAGCGTGGCTCGCACAGGAACGGCGCGGTACGTTGGCAGCGGGCAGGGCCGCGGATGTGGTGGTCTTCGACCCGGTCGCCATCGCCAATCGCTCCGAGTACACCGACCCCCACCACTATGCGGAGGGAGTCGTCCACGTTCTGGTGAACGGAGCCTTCGTTCTTGAGCAGGGGGCCATGACGGGCGCCAGGCCCGGACGATTCCTGGAGCGCGGGCGGCGGCCGCGGGCGTAG